The Actinomycetota bacterium genome contains a region encoding:
- a CDS encoding helix-turn-helix domain-containing protein: protein MRTGSGLSQRELAQRMGTTQSVISRLEEGGGSGNRVDTLARVAIALGRHLVISFPETVPLKLKDAVQVA from the coding sequence TTGCGCACCGGGTCCGGCCTGAGTCAGCGTGAACTTGCGCAGCGCATGGGGACCACGCAGTCGGTCATCTCCCGCTTGGAAGAAGGCGGGGGAAGCGGCAATCGCGTCGACACCTTGGCTCGCGTTGCCATCGCGCTGGGTCGGCACCTGGTGATCTCATTTCCCGAGACCGTGCCGCTCAAACTCAAGGACGCTGTACAAGTCGCATGA
- a CDS encoding toxin HicA — MSSVAKLVADMRNNPRNVRYQDLLKVCEHHFGMPRSSATSHAVFKTSWPGDPRVNIQNHHGKAKEYQVRQVLAAIAKKEADDDDEE, encoded by the coding sequence ATGTCGTCGGTAGCCAAGCTTGTCGCCGACATGAGGAACAACCCAAGGAACGTCCGATACCAAGACTTGCTCAAGGTCTGCGAGCACCACTTCGGAATGCCGCGCAGCAGCGCGACATCGCATGCGGTGTTCAAGACTTCATGGCCAGGCGATCCACGAGTGAACATCCAGAACCATCACGGCAAGGCCAAGGAGTACCAAGTCCGACAGGTGCTCGCGGCAATCGCAAAGAAGGAGGCCGACGATGACGACGAAGAGTAA
- the dapF gene encoding diaminopimelate epimerase produces MAALNEIAFTKGHGTANDFVIFADLDGRRDLSVDEVRFLCNRHEGIGGDGVLRIVRTHLVPEFAHLAHSAEFFMDYRNADGSIAEMCGNGIRVFVRYLDAVGLITDPDVVIATRAGLRECRMNSDLSVTVDMGPAVGMTSSTIPLVAIKDELWPAIGVHVPNPHAVTFVDDLDEIGSLEVPPAVLPPGLFPDGVNVEYVVSRGENHLAMRVHERGSGETMSCGTGACAVAWAAAQRYPNVDLRAPEGVMVDVPGGTLIVHQLENWDLTLTGPAVLVARGSILLPS; encoded by the coding sequence ATGGCTGCGCTAAACGAGATCGCCTTCACCAAAGGCCACGGCACGGCCAATGATTTCGTGATTTTCGCGGATCTTGATGGTCGACGAGACCTGTCTGTCGATGAAGTTCGCTTCCTCTGCAACCGCCACGAAGGCATCGGCGGCGATGGCGTGCTGCGCATTGTGCGCACCCATCTCGTGCCTGAGTTTGCGCATCTGGCTCACTCCGCGGAGTTCTTCATGGACTACCGCAATGCCGACGGTTCGATTGCCGAGATGTGCGGCAACGGCATCCGAGTCTTTGTGCGCTACCTCGATGCGGTCGGGCTGATCACCGACCCCGATGTCGTCATCGCCACCCGCGCCGGTCTGCGCGAATGCAGGATGAACTCAGATCTCTCGGTCACGGTGGATATGGGCCCCGCAGTGGGCATGACGTCCAGCACGATTCCGCTGGTGGCGATCAAGGATGAGCTCTGGCCAGCCATCGGAGTCCACGTCCCCAACCCGCACGCGGTGACCTTCGTTGATGATCTGGATGAAATCGGATCTCTGGAAGTACCTCCGGCTGTGCTGCCGCCGGGACTGTTTCCTGATGGCGTGAATGTCGAATATGTCGTCAGTCGCGGTGAGAATCACTTGGCAATGCGGGTGCATGAGCGTGGATCGGGCGAAACCATGAGCTGTGGCACCGGGGCCTGCGCAGTGGCCTGGGCAGCCGCCCAGCGCTACCCGAACGTTGATTTGCGGGCACCCGAGGGCGTCATGGTGGATGTGCCAGGAGGCACGTTGATCGTGCACCAACTCGAGAACTGGGATCTCACGCTCACCGGCCCGGCAGTGCTGGTAGCCCGAGGCAGCATTCTGCTGCCATCATGA
- a CDS encoding PIG-L family deacetylase: protein MAIPPPARTLVFVHAHPDDEALLTAGTMARAVAEGQRVVLVVATNGAAGLTSSDLASGLAEVRSAELETAAQAIGIHRLVSLDYADSGLEAEVDSGFAHVDRFTVARRIASVLDEEQADVLVGYDPSGGYGHPDHIQVHRSVRAASVLAKKAPTLFEATLPREPIVRAVRLAARMRITPKDFDPSTFDSAWTPSAEITHRIDARKYWPIKRTALRAHASQAQADSQIRTLAVLTRLPSAIGMHLLGTEYYCLVSSPKSSQTRSASNGSL from the coding sequence ATGGCCATCCCCCCGCCCGCGAGGACTCTGGTCTTTGTGCATGCGCATCCCGATGACGAGGCGCTCCTCACGGCCGGCACGATGGCGCGCGCAGTAGCCGAGGGTCAGCGGGTGGTCTTGGTCGTTGCCACCAATGGCGCTGCAGGCCTCACAAGTTCAGACCTTGCCAGCGGATTAGCAGAAGTGCGATCTGCTGAATTGGAGACTGCAGCACAAGCGATCGGCATTCATCGTCTCGTTTCCCTGGACTATGCCGACTCCGGACTTGAAGCGGAGGTCGACAGCGGTTTCGCCCACGTGGACCGCTTCACCGTGGCCAGGCGCATCGCCTCGGTACTCGATGAAGAGCAGGCCGATGTGCTGGTCGGCTACGACCCATCAGGGGGCTATGGCCACCCCGATCACATCCAGGTGCATCGATCAGTACGAGCCGCCAGCGTGCTGGCCAAGAAGGCGCCGACCCTGTTTGAAGCAACCCTCCCCCGCGAGCCGATCGTCAGGGCGGTGCGACTGGCTGCCCGCATGCGCATCACGCCCAAGGATTTTGACCCGAGCACCTTCGACTCGGCGTGGACGCCCAGCGCTGAGATCACTCACCGCATCGATGCTCGCAAGTACTGGCCGATCAAGCGCACGGCATTGCGCGCACATGCTTCTCAAGCCCAGGCGGATTCTCAGATTCGCACCCTCGCAGTGCTCACGCGACTGCCGAGCGCGATCGGCATGCACCTGCTTGGCACCGAGTACTACTGCTTGGTGTCCTCACCCAAGAGTTCGCAGACACGATCGGCAAGCAACGGCTCGTTGTAG
- a CDS encoding type II toxin-antitoxin system HicB family antitoxin: MTTKSKAKAAPQADHYTYRLGWSVKDNDFIATVVEFPSLSWIAETREAALAGLTSVVEEVLQDMLAQDEQIPAPWDERTFSGKFNLRLGADLHKRVALEAAERQESMNTYVVKKLGFVEA, encoded by the coding sequence ATGACGACGAAGAGTAAGGCGAAGGCTGCCCCACAGGCTGACCATTACACCTATCGGCTTGGTTGGTCGGTGAAGGACAATGACTTCATCGCGACCGTTGTGGAGTTCCCGTCGCTATCGTGGATCGCGGAAACGCGCGAAGCTGCCCTCGCTGGATTGACGTCTGTTGTTGAAGAAGTCCTGCAGGACATGCTCGCTCAAGATGAACAGATCCCGGCTCCCTGGGACGAGCGGACCTTCTCCGGCAAATTCAACCTGCGACTTGGAGCTGACCTGCACAAGAGAGTCGCGCTTGAGGCCGCTGAACGACAGGAATCGATGAACACGTACGTAGTCAAGAAGCTTGGCTTCGTCGAGGCCTGA
- the miaA gene encoding tRNA (adenosine(37)-N6)-dimethylallyltransferase MiaA has translation MTLLVIVGPTAVGKSSLAVAVAQQLIAEQRNAEIISADSMQAYIGMDIGTATPSEAERGGIRHHLLDVWPVEHPLTVVDFQQTARSAIEDVTARGAVPIVVGGSGLYISAILDDLQFPATDADVRAKFEEQLQRVGPEALHAQLAEVDPAAAAAILPTNGRRIVRALEVVELTGEPFVAQLPDPVELFPCVRVGLRIDRAEMDERIALRVHQMFDDGFVDEVRALPGLAKSLTASRALGYTQVLEYLAGECSLEEAQDTTIAITRKFARRQQRWFARDTRITWLDYNEPLLADRVCELLGEDTKQ, from the coding sequence ATGACGCTGCTCGTCATTGTCGGGCCAACGGCAGTGGGCAAGAGCTCGCTGGCTGTTGCCGTGGCCCAGCAGTTGATTGCAGAGCAACGCAATGCCGAGATCATCAGCGCCGACTCGATGCAGGCCTACATCGGCATGGACATCGGCACCGCGACTCCAAGCGAAGCAGAACGTGGCGGCATCAGGCATCACCTGCTTGATGTCTGGCCAGTTGAGCATCCGCTGACCGTCGTGGACTTTCAGCAGACGGCTCGGTCAGCGATTGAAGATGTGACCGCCCGTGGGGCCGTGCCGATCGTTGTTGGCGGTTCGGGTCTGTACATCTCCGCGATCCTTGATGACCTGCAGTTTCCCGCTACCGACGCTGACGTCCGTGCAAAGTTCGAGGAGCAACTGCAACGAGTAGGCCCCGAAGCACTGCACGCGCAGCTGGCAGAAGTGGATCCGGCGGCTGCTGCCGCAATCTTGCCCACAAACGGTCGTCGCATCGTTCGTGCTCTGGAAGTCGTCGAACTGACCGGTGAGCCGTTTGTTGCACAGCTGCCCGATCCGGTCGAGCTGTTTCCCTGCGTGCGAGTGGGATTGCGCATCGATCGCGCTGAGATGGACGAGCGCATCGCTCTGCGTGTGCATCAGATGTTTGACGATGGCTTTGTTGATGAAGTGCGCGCACTTCCGGGACTCGCGAAATCTCTTACGGCATCTCGGGCTCTGGGATATACGCAGGTGCTGGAGTACTTGGCGGGGGAGTGCTCACTGGAGGAGGCTCAGGACACCACCATCGCGATCACCCGGAAGTTCGCGCGCCGACAACAGCGTTGGTTTGCGCGTGACACCCGCATCACCTGGCTGGACTACAACGAGCCGTTGCTTGCCGATCGTGTCTGCGAACTCTTGGGTGAGGACACCAAGCAGTAG
- a CDS encoding ATP-dependent DNA helicase → MSELDDALDAVVESIGGERREGQHAMAQAVADSIEGGGHAIIQAGTGTGKSLGYLVPAALHAVATNDSVIVATATLALQRQLIENDLPRLTAALEGQLHRPVTYAVLKGRNNYICLQKLHGSPAEDDTEALFDTPRSALGQQVVAVRAWAEQTETGDRDEYDDEIDSRVWRSLSVGRRECVGETKCVYGQDCFTAKRRAKANEADIVITNHAMLAVDALEGIPVLPEHAAVIIDEGHELVDRATSALTAELSIALAERTISRASRFVEEAILEQLRDALDALDEALREAALDLPGPTRLQPLPDELILALTLLRDASHKVMTVLNSNKETADPDALARLQQAKAAVEELNDTSGGMLIADDREVVWIDPGENRAPILRRAPLSVGGLLRESLFSRSPVVLTSATLTVGGGFDSLVASLGLTKEPVTTMDVGSPFDHAKQGILYVASELPAPNRDGVPMEALDTLAELIEAAGGRTLALFSSWRGVERAAEYLQVRLNTEKYPLLVHKRGDAVGPLVKSFADRPGTTLLGTVSLWQGVDVPGESCICVVIDRIPFPRPDDPLVAARQQAIDDAGGSGFRSIAVPKAGLLLAQGAGRLIRSLNDKGVVAVLDSRLATAGYSRALRASMPPFWFTTERSTVIGALKRLDEGFKETEGVQ, encoded by the coding sequence GTGTCTGAACTTGATGATGCCCTCGACGCCGTAGTTGAGTCGATCGGCGGTGAAAGGCGCGAGGGTCAGCACGCAATGGCACAAGCAGTGGCTGACTCAATTGAGGGTGGCGGTCACGCCATCATCCAGGCTGGCACCGGCACCGGAAAGTCTCTGGGCTATCTCGTACCAGCAGCACTGCATGCGGTAGCCACCAACGACTCAGTCATTGTTGCCACGGCAACACTTGCACTGCAGCGCCAGTTGATTGAGAACGACCTCCCGCGACTGACTGCTGCTCTTGAAGGCCAGCTCCACCGGCCAGTCACCTACGCCGTGCTCAAGGGTCGCAACAACTACATCTGCCTGCAGAAGCTGCACGGCTCGCCTGCTGAGGATGACACGGAAGCGCTGTTCGACACCCCACGCAGCGCACTGGGTCAACAGGTAGTTGCGGTGCGCGCCTGGGCAGAGCAGACCGAGACCGGCGATCGCGATGAGTACGACGACGAGATCGATTCGCGTGTGTGGCGCAGCCTGTCAGTCGGACGTCGCGAGTGTGTGGGCGAGACAAAGTGCGTGTACGGGCAGGACTGCTTCACCGCCAAGCGACGAGCCAAGGCAAATGAAGCCGACATCGTGATCACCAATCACGCGATGCTTGCCGTTGATGCTCTTGAAGGCATTCCGGTTCTGCCAGAGCACGCCGCAGTCATCATCGACGAAGGCCATGAACTTGTTGATCGCGCGACAAGTGCGCTCACCGCTGAACTCAGCATTGCGCTGGCTGAGAGAACGATCAGCAGAGCAAGTCGCTTTGTTGAGGAGGCGATCCTCGAGCAGTTGCGTGATGCGCTGGATGCACTCGACGAAGCACTGCGCGAGGCAGCGCTGGACCTGCCAGGGCCAACGCGACTGCAGCCACTGCCAGACGAATTGATTCTTGCGCTGACCTTGCTGCGCGATGCCAGTCACAAGGTGATGACGGTCCTGAACAGCAACAAGGAAACTGCTGATCCAGATGCGCTTGCTCGCCTGCAGCAGGCCAAGGCCGCAGTTGAAGAACTCAATGACACGTCCGGCGGGATGCTCATCGCCGATGATCGCGAAGTCGTATGGATTGACCCGGGCGAGAACCGCGCGCCTATTCTGCGAAGAGCCCCATTGTCCGTCGGCGGCTTGCTCCGCGAGTCGCTCTTCAGTCGCTCGCCAGTGGTGCTGACCAGCGCAACACTGACCGTTGGCGGCGGCTTCGACTCACTTGTCGCCAGTCTTGGCCTGACCAAGGAGCCCGTCACCACGATGGACGTCGGCTCACCCTTTGATCACGCCAAGCAGGGCATCCTCTACGTCGCCAGTGAACTGCCAGCACCCAATCGCGACGGCGTGCCGATGGAAGCCCTGGACACCCTGGCCGAACTGATTGAAGCTGCCGGTGGGCGAACGCTCGCGCTGTTCTCCAGTTGGCGCGGAGTGGAACGAGCGGCTGAATATCTACAGGTTCGCCTGAACACTGAGAAGTACCCACTACTGGTGCACAAGCGCGGCGATGCGGTTGGACCGCTGGTGAAGAGCTTCGCCGATCGACCAGGAACCACATTGCTCGGCACAGTGTCGCTGTGGCAAGGAGTTGATGTGCCAGGGGAGTCCTGCATCTGCGTGGTCATTGACCGCATTCCCTTCCCCAGACCTGATGATCCGCTGGTAGCGGCACGGCAGCAGGCCATCGATGACGCTGGTGGTTCGGGCTTTCGCAGTATTGCTGTTCCCAAAGCCGGGCTACTGCTGGCTCAAGGCGCGGGCCGTTTGATTCGCAGCCTCAACGACAAGGGCGTGGTCGCCGTGCTGGATTCAAGGCTTGCCACGGCTGGCTACTCGCGAGCATTGCGGGCCAGCATGCCCCCGTTCTGGTTCACCACTGAGCGATCAACCGTGATCGGCGCCTTGAAGAGGCTCGATGAGGGCTTCAAGGAGACTGAGGGTGTCCAGTAG
- a CDS encoding MFS transporter, which produces MNERSLSKERLNLKTRTYSPNAIIAVLAVSGAVVSIMQTVFIPLLSEIPALLNCTPEQASWLITATLISSSVAIPSVAKLADMYGKRRMMILSLLVLILGSLIGTFGVTFGQMLVARILQGFAMALIPIGMSIMRDQIPPQKLPGAIALMSGTMGIGAGIGLPLGGLIYQTLGWHAIFGVSAITGTLSLIAILFVVPESPIRSGGKFDYAGAGLISLWLTALLLAITKGEHWGWTNPSILGLFAIAAVLFALWIPLELRVSQPVIDLRTTMHKPVMLTNIATFVVGISMYANILTSTQMLEMPTSTGYGFGLTVFQSGLVLLPSAAAMVGMAPVGARIVTQFGPKRAMLVGCLILAAGYAYRYYFVSSVWEIAVGAIIVSGGTMIAFSAAPNIIMRVVPISETSAANGLNNVMRTMGTSVSSAAVAAILTGITLQVAGGAVLPQLAAFQLVYIGAAIAALIAAFVAWFLPRNLDEANVAVSAGADALAHQEAELMTERPHEFVLHGRVTNTDGIGINNAQLVFSTLQGEQIDWERTDAKGNYSATLPEPGEYRIVVHAQGWRDVEEIASIDANHPPRHVVMTSGVRV; this is translated from the coding sequence GTGAACGAGCGTTCACTTTCCAAGGAGCGACTTAATTTGAAGACTCGCACGTACTCGCCGAACGCCATCATTGCCGTGCTGGCTGTCAGTGGGGCCGTGGTGTCCATCATGCAGACGGTCTTCATCCCGCTGCTTTCTGAAATCCCGGCGCTGCTCAATTGCACGCCCGAACAAGCCTCGTGGTTGATCACCGCAACCTTGATCTCCAGCTCGGTCGCAATCCCCTCGGTGGCCAAGCTCGCCGACATGTACGGCAAGCGCCGGATGATGATCCTCAGCCTCCTGGTGCTGATCCTCGGTTCCCTGATCGGCACTTTTGGCGTCACATTCGGGCAGATGCTCGTGGCAAGAATCCTTCAGGGCTTTGCGATGGCCTTGATCCCGATCGGCATGAGCATCATGCGCGATCAGATTCCGCCGCAGAAGCTGCCCGGCGCGATCGCGTTGATGAGCGGCACGATGGGCATCGGCGCGGGCATCGGGCTGCCGCTGGGCGGTTTGATCTACCAGACTCTCGGCTGGCACGCGATCTTCGGCGTCTCAGCCATCACCGGCACTCTCAGTTTGATCGCGATCCTGTTCGTCGTCCCTGAATCGCCCATTCGCAGCGGCGGCAAATTCGACTACGCCGGCGCCGGTCTCATCTCACTTTGGTTGACGGCACTGCTGCTGGCCATCACCAAGGGCGAGCACTGGGGTTGGACCAATCCTTCGATCCTTGGCCTGTTTGCGATAGCAGCAGTGCTGTTCGCGTTGTGGATACCTCTCGAGCTTCGCGTCAGTCAGCCGGTCATCGATCTGCGCACCACGATGCACAAGCCAGTGATGCTCACCAACATCGCCACCTTCGTCGTCGGCATTTCGATGTACGCCAATATCTTGACCAGCACCCAGATGCTTGAGATGCCAACGAGTACTGGCTATGGCTTTGGTCTGACGGTGTTCCAATCGGGTCTTGTCCTGTTGCCATCGGCGGCTGCGATGGTGGGCATGGCCCCAGTAGGCGCGCGTATCGTCACGCAGTTCGGACCTAAGCGCGCAATGCTCGTCGGCTGTCTGATTCTTGCCGCCGGATACGCCTATCGCTATTACTTCGTCTCGTCGGTCTGGGAGATCGCAGTCGGCGCGATCATCGTCTCCGGCGGAACCATGATCGCCTTCTCAGCGGCGCCCAACATCATCATGCGTGTGGTGCCGATCTCGGAGACCTCTGCTGCCAACGGCCTCAACAACGTCATGCGCACGATGGGCACCTCGGTTTCCAGTGCAGCGGTCGCAGCGATCCTGACGGGAATCACGCTCCAAGTCGCCGGTGGCGCAGTGCTGCCCCAGCTGGCGGCATTCCAACTCGTCTACATCGGTGCAGCAATCGCTGCACTTATTGCCGCCTTCGTGGCCTGGTTCCTGCCACGCAATCTCGACGAGGCAAATGTGGCGGTCTCTGCTGGGGCAGATGCGCTGGCTCATCAAGAGGCAGAGCTGATGACTGAGCGTCCGCATGAGTTCGTCCTGCATGGCCGCGTCACCAATACAGACGGCATCGGGATCAACAACGCCCAACTGGTCTTCTCCACTTTGCAGGGTGAGCAGATCGATTGGGAGCGCACCGACGCCAAGGGCAATTACTCCGCGACCCTTCCCGAGCCGGGGGAGTACCGGATCGTGGTGCACGCCCAGGGCTGGCGCGATGTTGAAGAGATCGCCAGCATCGACGCCAACCATCCGCCACGTCATGTGGTCATGACATCGGGCGTTCGCGTTTAG
- the hflX gene encoding GTPase HflX, whose amino-acid sequence MTERDFEPDDLSLGAYDGLELEERNALRRVAGLSTELQDISEVEYRQVRLERVILAGVWTEGNQAQADRSMKELALLAETAGSEVLEGVIQRRDSPDPATYLGSGKAIELRALVVALGADTVICDGELSPSQLRKLEEVLKVKVVDRTWLILDIFAQHARSREGKAQVSLAQMQYLLPRLRGWGESLSRQAGGRAGGASGGVGTRGPGETKIETDRRRIRAQMTKLRRELKEMEKARTTQRSMRRRAAVPAVAIVGYTNAGKSSLLNRITGAGVLVENALFATLDPTIRKTKTPAGKEFTLTDTVGFVRHLPHQLVEAFRSSLEEVKGADLIIHVVDGSDEAPEEQIAAVREVLNDIEANAIPELIVINKADQAEQDQLVTLLRREPHAVVVSALTGQGIEELLLAIEEDLPQLMQEVDLVVPYSRGDLISRVHELGDVIDLDHLPEGTHVHARVPKYLANVLQAARV is encoded by the coding sequence ATGACTGAGCGAGATTTTGAACCCGACGATCTGAGTCTGGGCGCCTACGACGGCCTTGAACTTGAGGAGCGCAATGCGCTTCGCCGTGTTGCTGGGCTCAGCACTGAACTCCAGGACATCTCCGAGGTCGAGTATCGCCAGGTTCGCCTTGAGCGGGTGATCCTCGCCGGAGTGTGGACTGAAGGCAATCAGGCTCAGGCCGACCGCAGCATGAAAGAACTCGCGCTGCTGGCTGAGACTGCAGGCTCTGAAGTGCTCGAAGGCGTGATTCAGCGTCGCGATTCACCAGACCCGGCCACTTACCTTGGCTCGGGCAAGGCCATCGAACTGCGCGCGCTGGTCGTTGCCCTTGGGGCTGACACGGTGATCTGCGACGGAGAACTCAGCCCCAGCCAGCTGCGCAAGCTTGAAGAGGTACTGAAGGTCAAGGTTGTCGATCGCACCTGGTTGATTCTTGACATCTTCGCCCAGCATGCGCGCAGTCGAGAGGGCAAGGCGCAGGTCAGCTTGGCCCAGATGCAGTACCTGCTGCCTCGACTTCGTGGTTGGGGTGAATCACTCTCACGTCAGGCCGGTGGTCGTGCCGGTGGCGCAAGCGGCGGTGTGGGTACTCGAGGTCCTGGTGAAACCAAGATCGAGACTGACCGCCGCCGTATTCGCGCCCAGATGACCAAGCTGCGCCGCGAACTCAAGGAGATGGAGAAGGCGCGCACCACTCAGCGCTCGATGCGTCGTCGTGCTGCCGTGCCTGCTGTGGCGATCGTTGGCTACACCAACGCCGGCAAGTCCAGCCTGCTGAACCGCATCACAGGTGCCGGAGTGCTCGTTGAGAATGCGCTGTTCGCCACCCTTGATCCGACCATTCGCAAGACCAAGACTCCAGCCGGTAAGGAGTTCACCCTCACGGACACTGTTGGCTTTGTGCGTCACCTTCCGCACCAACTCGTTGAGGCCTTCCGATCGAGCCTTGAGGAAGTCAAAGGTGCTGACTTGATCATCCACGTGGTCGACGGAAGCGATGAAGCACCTGAAGAGCAGATCGCTGCAGTGCGCGAGGTGCTCAACGACATAGAGGCCAATGCCATCCCTGAACTGATCGTCATCAACAAGGCCGATCAAGCCGAGCAGGATCAGCTCGTCACTCTGCTGCGCCGCGAACCTCATGCTGTTGTGGTCTCAGCGCTCACTGGCCAAGGCATCGAAGAACTGCTGCTGGCCATTGAAGAAGACCTTCCGCAGTTGATGCAAGAGGTGGATCTGGTCGTGCCCTACTCGCGCGGTGATCTCATCTCGCGCGTGCATGAACTCGGCGATGTCATCGACCTTGACCACCTTCCTGAAGGCACGCATGTGCATGCCCGTGTGCCCAAGTACCTCGCGAACGTGCTCCAGGCAGCGCGTGTCTGA
- a CDS encoding glycosyltransferase family 4 protein, protein MRIAHVSDCYLPRTGGIETQVRALAIQQDMRGQQVEIITATTGHLVRSGTEKIDNIPVHRVTARMPFSLPIHPRTRANVLQTLKDSPVDLVHVHVGVVSPFAWGAVRAAHQLGLPVVVTVHGVWGPLAAPGYRLSDSLAHWSRWGARITAVSNVAARRIEAAVPALGSVTVLPNGIDPQQWSLPLRSREPRTLNLVTVMRLAPRKRTLPLLKILKSVRSQVGAQAHLHLRIVGDGPERTRAEAYVGQHDLGDLVTFTGRLDHAGIREIFGLSDVYVQPSVRESFGIAALEARCAGLPVIARSQTGTTEFIRDYLEGLLVDSDAGMANAIATLATHRPLLDQLSTFNRTHTPDQAWPSVLARVDQEYAIAAALG, encoded by the coding sequence GTGCGAATTGCCCATGTCAGTGACTGCTACCTGCCTCGCACCGGCGGAATCGAAACGCAGGTTCGGGCGCTGGCAATACAGCAGGACATGCGTGGGCAGCAGGTTGAGATCATCACGGCCACCACTGGTCACCTCGTTCGCTCGGGCACCGAGAAGATCGACAACATCCCGGTGCATCGCGTCACTGCCCGGATGCCCTTCAGCCTGCCGATCCATCCGCGCACCCGAGCAAACGTGCTGCAGACGCTCAAGGACTCGCCAGTTGATCTCGTCCACGTGCATGTGGGCGTGGTCTCACCCTTTGCCTGGGGAGCCGTCCGCGCTGCCCACCAGCTCGGCCTGCCTGTCGTCGTCACCGTGCACGGTGTGTGGGGCCCGCTGGCCGCACCTGGCTATCGGCTCAGTGACTCCCTGGCTCATTGGTCACGCTGGGGTGCGCGCATCACCGCAGTGAGCAATGTTGCTGCGCGACGCATCGAAGCTGCGGTTCCGGCCCTTGGTTCGGTCACTGTGCTGCCCAACGGCATCGACCCTCAGCAGTGGTCACTGCCACTGCGTTCACGCGAACCGCGCACCTTGAATCTGGTGACGGTCATGCGCTTGGCACCTCGCAAGCGCACGCTGCCTCTGCTGAAGATCCTCAAGAGCGTGCGCTCGCAGGTGGGGGCTCAGGCGCATCTGCACCTTCGGATCGTTGGCGATGGCCCTGAGCGAACCCGCGCAGAGGCCTATGTGGGTCAACACGATCTCGGTGATCTCGTCACCTTCACTGGACGCCTTGATCATGCTGGCATTCGCGAGATCTTCGGCTTGAGCGATGTCTATGTGCAGCCGTCTGTCCGCGAGTCCTTCGGCATCGCTGCACTTGAAGCCCGTTGCGCTGGGTTGCCGGTTATTGCTCGTTCGCAGACCGGCACAACGGAGTTCATTCGCGACTACCTCGAGGGACTGCTCGTGGACTCCGATGCTGGGATGGCCAACGCCATCGCCACCCTGGCAACGCATCGTCCTTTGCTTGATCAGCTGTCCACGTTCAATCGCACGCACACTCCTGACCAGGCCTGGCCAAGCGTGCTGGCTCGCGTGGACCAGGAGTACGCAATCGCCGCCGCACTAGGCTAG